The Bryobacteraceae bacterium genome includes a window with the following:
- a CDS encoding DDE transposase, with amino-acid sequence MRGEDRQQQEMFLYASLEDLVPADHPLRPIRAMVDEALQRLDDTFDEIYGEVGRPSIAPERLLRAQLLMLLYTIRSERMLVEQLRYNLLFRWFVGLGMSEEVWHATVFTKNRDRLLEGDVARQFFGEIVRQAKQQGLMSSEHFSVDGTMVEAWASQKSFRPKQEKSDEDEPKQGGRNREVDFRGQQRSNETHESVTDPEARLWRKSQTAEAKLSYLGHVLGENRHGLIVNVRVTKAYGRAEREAAVEMAREIPGGTKRVTLAGDKGYDTREFVEQMKDLNVTPHVAQNVSGRRSAVDGRTTRHEGYWMSQRRRKLVEEFFGWAKVVAGLRKVKLRGREKVGWLFTLAAAAYNLVRMRNLMAAATA; translated from the coding sequence ATGAGAGGAGAAGACCGTCAGCAGCAAGAGATGTTCCTGTACGCGAGCCTGGAGGATCTGGTGCCGGCCGATCACCCGCTGCGGCCGATCCGGGCGATGGTGGACGAGGCGCTGCAGAGGCTGGACGACACCTTCGATGAGATTTACGGAGAAGTGGGGCGGCCGTCGATCGCGCCGGAGCGGCTGCTGCGGGCGCAGTTGCTGATGCTGCTGTACACAATCCGGAGCGAGAGGATGCTGGTCGAGCAGCTGCGCTACAACCTGCTGTTCCGGTGGTTCGTGGGTCTGGGGATGAGCGAGGAGGTCTGGCACGCGACGGTGTTCACGAAGAACCGGGACCGGCTGCTGGAAGGGGACGTAGCGCGGCAGTTCTTTGGCGAGATCGTGCGGCAGGCGAAGCAGCAGGGGCTGATGTCGAGCGAGCATTTTTCGGTGGACGGGACGATGGTGGAGGCGTGGGCGAGCCAGAAGAGCTTCCGGCCGAAACAGGAGAAGTCGGATGAGGACGAACCGAAACAGGGTGGGCGGAATCGGGAAGTGGACTTCCGGGGGCAGCAGCGGTCGAATGAGACGCACGAGTCGGTGACGGATCCGGAGGCGCGGCTGTGGCGGAAGAGTCAGACGGCGGAGGCGAAGCTGAGCTATCTGGGACACGTGCTGGGAGAGAACCGGCACGGGCTGATCGTGAACGTGCGGGTGACGAAAGCCTACGGGCGGGCGGAGCGGGAAGCGGCGGTGGAGATGGCGCGGGAGATTCCGGGAGGGACGAAGCGGGTGACGCTGGCCGGAGACAAGGGGTACGACACGCGGGAGTTTGTGGAGCAGATGAAGGATCTGAACGTGACGCCGCATGTGGCGCAGAACGTGAGCGGACGGCGCAGCGCGGTGGATGGGAGGACGACGCGGCATGAAGGCTACTGGATGAGCCAGAGGAGGCGGAAGCTGGTGGAGGAGTTCTTCGGATGGGCGAAGGTGGTGGCGGGGCTGAGGAAGGTGAAGCTGAGGGGGCGGGAGAAGGTGGGATGGCTGTTCACGCTGGCGGCAGCCGCATACAATCTGGTGAGGATGAGGAACCTGATGGCGGCGGCGACTGCCTGA
- a CDS encoding cobalamin-binding protein: MPAKRIICLSADSAEILALLGQASRVAGLTAFAPRLPALDGKPRISGFSTAKLDRILALDPDLVIGYSDVQADLAAALIRAGCNVLVTTQRTLSGIFETIELLGGIVDARPAACTLSARLELEISRVRHQAAHLPLRPRIWFEEWMEPLISGVGWVDELIEIAGGQPLFPELRGRWRAQERVVDPAEAARRNPQLILASWCGRRVRVQQIASRPGWESTEAVRSGRIVEIRSHHILQPGPSAILEGLPRLHAAIADAARQISDGGVG; this comes from the coding sequence ATGCCAGCCAAACGCATCATCTGCCTGAGCGCCGACTCCGCCGAGATCCTCGCCCTGCTGGGCCAGGCCTCGCGCGTCGCGGGCCTCACTGCGTTCGCGCCCCGCCTGCCCGCCCTCGACGGCAAGCCCCGCATTTCGGGTTTCTCCACCGCGAAGCTCGACCGCATCCTCGCCCTCGATCCGGATCTCGTCATCGGCTACTCCGACGTGCAGGCGGATCTGGCCGCGGCTCTCATTCGCGCGGGCTGCAACGTGCTCGTCACCACCCAGCGGACCCTCTCGGGCATCTTCGAAACGATCGAACTGCTCGGCGGCATCGTCGATGCCCGGCCCGCGGCTTGCACCCTCAGCGCCCGCCTGGAGCTGGAGATCAGCCGCGTGCGCCATCAGGCGGCGCATCTGCCCCTTCGCCCGCGCATCTGGTTCGAAGAATGGATGGAGCCGCTCATCTCGGGCGTCGGCTGGGTGGACGAACTGATCGAAATCGCCGGCGGCCAGCCGCTCTTTCCCGAACTCCGCGGCCGCTGGCGCGCGCAGGAACGCGTCGTCGACCCTGCCGAAGCCGCCCGCCGCAATCCCCAGCTGATCCTCGCCAGCTGGTGCGGCCGCCGCGTGCGCGTCCAGCAGATCGCCTCCCGCCCCGGCTGGGAATCCACCGAAGCCGTGCGCTCCGGACGCATCGTCGAAATCCGCTCCCATCACATCCTGCAGCCGGGTCCGTCCGCCATCCTGGAAGGCCTGCCCCGCCTGCACGCCGCCATCGCGGACGCCGCCCGTCAGATCTCTGACGGCGGAGTCGGGTAG